One region of Olleya sp. Hel_I_94 genomic DNA includes:
- a CDS encoding glycogen synthase — MKIFHISAECYPIAKVGGLADVVGALPKYQNNLGATSSVIMPYYDNAFTQKNNFKSIYESKLDFNGHKIGYNILKTKAAVLDFEVYFVDIPNLLHKNYVYSADDTDRFLAFQIATLDWILSFKDLPDIIHCHDHHTGLIPFMCQESFKYKSLNTIPVITTIHNAQYQGWFGYDKLHLIPEFESTKTGLLDWDNCINPLAAAIKCAWRVTTVSPSYMDELKLEANGLQDLLQHESNKCIGILNGIDTVVWNPETDHYIDHNYNIKTLEAGKLANKLALCKTFNLDESKPLITFIGRLVHEKGADVFPLAIKKALEDENCSVLVLGSGHDEAEQALLQLKENNTGLYNVFIGYDEKLSHNIYAGADFLLMPSRVEPCGLNQLYALRYGTIPVVRSIGGLKDTIVDIDKNEGFGISHEEVSVAQIYKAITRSVDLYNKTTIFKSIRKHIMTIDHSWDVSAKAYINLYQSLKK, encoded by the coding sequence ATGAAAATATTTCATATAAGCGCAGAATGTTATCCTATAGCTAAAGTTGGAGGTTTGGCAGATGTTGTTGGAGCGTTACCAAAATATCAAAACAACCTAGGAGCAACATCTAGTGTTATTATGCCTTATTATGATAATGCTTTCACCCAAAAAAATAATTTTAAGTCAATTTATGAAAGTAAATTAGACTTTAATGGTCATAAAATAGGTTACAATATTTTAAAAACTAAAGCTGCAGTTTTAGATTTTGAGGTTTATTTTGTGGATATCCCAAACCTTTTGCACAAAAATTATGTGTATTCTGCAGATGATACAGATCGCTTTTTAGCCTTTCAGATTGCGACATTAGATTGGATATTATCATTTAAAGATTTACCAGATATTATTCATTGTCATGATCACCACACTGGATTAATACCCTTTATGTGTCAAGAGAGTTTTAAATATAAAAGCTTAAATACAATTCCGGTAATTACTACCATCCACAATGCACAATACCAAGGTTGGTTTGGCTATGATAAATTACATTTAATACCAGAATTTGAGTCTACAAAAACAGGATTGTTAGATTGGGACAATTGTATAAATCCTTTGGCAGCAGCAATAAAATGTGCTTGGCGTGTAACCACTGTATCGCCTAGTTATATGGACGAGTTAAAACTAGAGGCCAATGGACTACAAGATTTATTACAACATGAAAGTAATAAATGTATAGGTATATTAAACGGAATAGATACAGTTGTTTGGAATCCCGAAACAGACCATTATATAGATCATAATTATAATATAAAAACATTAGAAGCTGGTAAATTAGCCAATAAATTAGCGTTGTGTAAAACCTTTAATTTAGATGAAAGCAAACCGTTAATTACATTTATTGGACGATTGGTGCATGAAAAAGGTGCAGACGTTTTTCCTTTGGCAATAAAAAAAGCATTGGAAGACGAAAATTGTAGTGTTTTGGTTTTAGGCTCTGGACATGACGAAGCTGAACAGGCTTTGCTTCAGTTAAAAGAAAATAATACAGGTCTTTACAATGTATTTATTGGCTATGACGAAAAACTGTCGCATAATATTTATGCAGGAGCAGACTTTTTACTAATGCCATCAAGGGTTGAACCTTGCGGATTAAACCAATTATATGCTTTGCGTTACGGAACAATTCCTGTAGTGAGAAGTATTGGAGGTTTAAAAGATACCATTGTAGATATTGACAAAAATGAGGGTTTTGGAATTAGTCATGAAGAAGTCTCAGTAGCGCAAATTTACAAAGCCATTACCCGAAGTGTTGATTTATATAATAAAACAACTATCTTTAAATCAATAAGAAAGCATATTATGACCATTGATCATTCATGGGACGTTTCTGCAAAAGCATATATTAATTTATACCAATCTTTAAAAAAATAA
- a CDS encoding DUF1572 family protein, whose product MNNYITSLIKQFDYYKTAGDKALQQLSFNEMNWQSHDNSNSVSIIVKHMVGNMLSRWTNFLTEDGEKQWRQREQEFEATYTNKAELIADWEKGWQCLYDAITPLKNNDLERIVYIRNESQTVSDAIFRQLGHYSYHIGQIAYIGIIIKNEDWQSLSIPKGTSKAFNDSKFNKTKN is encoded by the coding sequence ATGAATAATTACATTACAAGCCTAATCAAACAATTTGATTATTATAAAACTGCTGGAGACAAAGCCCTTCAGCAGTTATCATTTAATGAAATGAATTGGCAATCTCACGACAACTCCAATAGCGTATCCATAATTGTAAAACATATGGTTGGAAATATGCTAAGCAGATGGACCAATTTTTTAACTGAAGATGGCGAAAAACAATGGCGACAACGCGAACAAGAATTTGAAGCCACTTATACAAATAAAGCTGAATTAATTGCTGATTGGGAAAAAGGTTGGCAATGTCTTTACGATGCTATTACACCATTAAAAAATAACGATTTAGAGCGTATTGTTTATATAAGAAACGAAAGCCAAACAGTCTCTGACGCTATTTTTAGGCAATTAGGACACTATTCATACCATATTGGTCAAATAGCCTATATTGGCATTATAATTAAAAATGAAGATTGGCAATCTTTATCCATACCAAAAGGGACTTCTAAAGCATTTAATGACTCTAAATTTAATAAGACTAAGAATTAG
- a CDS encoding NAD(P)/FAD-dependent oxidoreductase, translated as MNIPKSSFPRIIIIGGGFAGIALAKKLSKQEVQVVLLDKHNYHTFQPLLYQVSTGGLEPDSIAYPIRKVLGDFPNFFFRLADVSEINTEKNKVISNIGELKYDYLVVASGSKTNYFGNTSIEANSMEMKTVPQSLNLRSLILENFEDALLTSDLNERIALMNFVIVGAGPTGVELAGALAEIKKGILPKDYPDLDTRLAQINLVQSGDKILKEMSPQASQKAEDFLEKLGVHVWKNVRVTGFDGKTVTTNSDLTFDAATVVWAAGVKGAAIKGLDSDQFVSRGNRIMVNEFNQVKGLNNVFAVGDVAQMETENTPHGHPMMAQPAIQQGRLLGDNLLKMLENKPMKPFTYKDKGSMATVGRNKAVVDLPNFKFQGVFAWFVWMFVHLFFLIGFRNRMIVFINWVYNYIRFDREARLIIRPFKKEIKSNS; from the coding sequence AGTTGTTCTTTTAGATAAGCACAATTATCATACATTTCAACCATTGCTATATCAAGTTTCAACTGGAGGATTAGAGCCAGACTCCATTGCGTATCCTATTAGAAAGGTTTTAGGAGATTTTCCTAACTTTTTCTTTAGGTTAGCAGATGTTTCTGAAATTAATACAGAAAAAAATAAAGTTATTTCTAATATTGGAGAACTTAAATATGACTATTTAGTAGTAGCATCAGGCTCTAAAACCAATTATTTTGGTAATACATCTATCGAAGCCAATAGTATGGAAATGAAAACCGTACCACAATCTTTAAATCTTAGAAGTCTAATTCTTGAAAATTTTGAAGACGCACTTTTAACTTCGGATTTAAATGAAAGAATAGCTTTAATGAATTTTGTTATTGTTGGTGCAGGTCCAACAGGAGTAGAGTTAGCAGGTGCTTTAGCCGAAATTAAAAAAGGTATTTTACCCAAGGATTATCCAGATTTGGACACACGATTGGCACAGATTAATTTAGTGCAATCTGGTGATAAGATTTTAAAAGAAATGAGCCCTCAGGCGTCTCAAAAAGCAGAAGATTTTTTAGAAAAGTTAGGCGTTCATGTTTGGAAAAATGTAAGAGTAACTGGTTTTGATGGTAAAACCGTTACTACAAATAGTGATTTAACCTTTGATGCTGCAACAGTTGTTTGGGCAGCAGGAGTTAAAGGAGCAGCTATAAAAGGGTTGGACTCAGACCAGTTTGTGTCTAGAGGTAATAGGATTATGGTTAATGAGTTTAACCAAGTTAAAGGTTTAAATAATGTTTTTGCGGTTGGAGATGTAGCACAAATGGAAACAGAAAATACGCCTCATGGTCATCCTATGATGGCACAACCAGCAATACAACAAGGTAGGTTATTAGGTGATAATTTACTTAAAATGTTAGAAAATAAACCAATGAAACCTTTTACTTACAAAGATAAAGGCTCTATGGCTACAGTAGGACGTAATAAGGCTGTAGTAGATTTGCCAAACTTTAAATTTCAGGGTGTTTTTGCTTGGTTTGTTTGGATGTTTGTTCACCTATTTTTTTTAATAGGTTTTAGAAACCGAATGATTGTTTTTATTAATTGGGTGTATAATTACATTAGGTTTGATCGTGAAGCACGTTTAATTATTAGGCCTTTTAAAAAAGAGATAAAGTCTAATTCTTAG
- the msrB gene encoding peptide-methionine (R)-S-oxide reductase MsrB, whose translation MSNYKVTKSEQEWRNELTEEQYRILRKKGTEMPHTGKYNLHFENGAYACAGCNQQLFESNSKFESNCGWPSFDEAIPGSVTNILDKSHGMIRTEVVCSNCGGHLGHVFNDGPTETGTRFCINSASVDFKNE comes from the coding sequence ATGAGTAATTATAAAGTCACAAAATCAGAACAAGAATGGCGTAATGAGTTAACGGAAGAACAGTACCGTATTTTACGCAAAAAAGGTACAGAAATGCCCCATACTGGAAAATATAACCTTCATTTTGAAAATGGAGCCTATGCATGTGCTGGCTGTAACCAACAACTTTTTGAAAGTAACAGTAAGTTTGAGTCTAATTGCGGTTGGCCTAGTTTTGACGAAGCTATTCCAGGTAGCGTTACCAATATACTAGACAAGTCTCATGGGATGATTAGAACAGAAGTAGTTTGCTCTAATTGTGGTGGTCATTTAGGTCATGTATTTAATGATGGTCCAACTGAAACTGGAACACGATTTTGTATCAACTCGGCAAGTGTAGATTTTAAAAATGAATAA
- the msrB gene encoding peptide-methionine (R)-S-oxide reductase MsrB, producing MKKIALLVFACALFNCKGNAQDTKEKEKENFEITKTDSEWKAELSDAEYYVLRQAGTERPFSSALNKEHRSGTYHCAACDTPLFKSENKFDSGTGWPSFDQEIKGNVAFGTDTKIGYTRDEEHCATCGGHLGHVFNDGPKETTGERHCINGVALNFKPDNE from the coding sequence ATGAAAAAAATTGCATTATTAGTATTTGCATGTGCCTTATTTAATTGTAAAGGCAACGCGCAAGACACAAAAGAAAAAGAAAAAGAAAATTTTGAAATCACTAAAACAGATTCCGAGTGGAAAGCAGAATTATCTGATGCTGAGTATTATGTTTTACGACAAGCAGGAACAGAACGTCCCTTTTCTAGTGCTTTAAATAAAGAGCATAGATCAGGAACTTACCATTGCGCTGCATGTGATACACCTTTATTTAAAAGTGAAAACAAATTTGATTCCGGAACAGGATGGCCGAGTTTTGATCAAGAAATTAAAGGAAATGTAGCATTTGGTACAGATACCAAAATTGGTTATACTAGAGATGAAGAACATTGCGCAACTTGTGGTGGACATTTAGGTCACGTTTTTAATGATGGTCCTAAGGAAACAACAGGAGAAAGACATTGTATTAACGGAGTTGCATTAAATTTTAAGCCAGATAATGAGTAA